The genomic segment taaagatCACatgtttcttaataatatatcatgaacattattacaaattattaactcACTGTTATATTGGTTCCTGCTTCTTTATTTATCCTATACATATGTTTACAGAAATTGGGTCCATGACCATCTCTATCACTATCATTATTTGTTAAGAACAAATACGCATGAATCATCTCGTGCtgcaatttaatacaatatcaataatatacaaaaagttccttaaatgaattttttttataattgtgtgtatatattaatatttataaatattgaaaaatgtttaccaATAAAGTTTCAACAAGGTCTTTTCTTGGCCTAAGTTTAAGTAAAGGTGCACTGAGAGATATGATACATTCTTTATTACGTGAATGAAAAGTACAAACTCCAGCagaactataaatatatataatcagatattatatataaatattgatgcaaacaataatatttcatatttaaaaagtgaaaGATATTTACCTCTTCATTCTGTTACTCCACTTGATCTGAACAGGAGACAAGACATCCCAAAAAAAGCGTGCATTGAATTGTACAAACAAGGTATGAATATTGGGAGTAGGATCAATAAATTCCAATGCCTCGTCGactaatttatgtatatacagagtattcttctgaaaataaatattcttctctaatacaatgtatgtaaaaaaaaattgtttctagaacatatatttattttgtacacaatatatttattagatactCTTGaccttaaaattctttaagatTAATGTGTACAATATCacttttttcacataatttgtaatgttttaattttttatatttatattttgtataaattacatatatatctaaatgcCTATACATGCTCATATCGTTACATTTCAACAGTGtaacgatttttataattaaaaaaaattctttttaatgacaaagtaaggattttaattatcatcatcTTTTGCATGCTATCATCTATTTTgcatgtaaaagataatttcattgaaaaatcatTAAGGAAGTGGATATTTCACGTAACTTAGCAATAACTTTCTCTTTTCcaatttcttacaattttattaaatgaaatatcgagTGTTTGTGAAGAAGAACAAATTTACAAGTTTTCGATACATCGatgcaatatataacattcacgatgaaaatgtttaataataaataccttTTCTagattaattgcattttctgTTACACCTAAACAATTGAGTTTTTCATGCATGTCATATGCCATGTGGAAATCTTGCGAtgccattattttcttttacagccTTTGTTCACCTTATTTCACACGAGAAAAAATGatacttttctttctctctttctctttctttctttctctttttctgtgaTGTACTTCATGCAacgttatttattagaatatcttATGTATCAGGGGAgaataaatagagaaatatttttacatattccaCAAGACATTTCACACATTCGcacaatacaatttatatccatttaaacctgataattttaagaatcttGAAACTCGACGTGGTGAAACGACAACACAATAACGAATAACGACAATTGACGACAATCGAGTGAGCAAAATAacatagaaagagaaagaccgaaagaaaagaaggaatGTAGAAGAAAGTTAGATGGCGAAACTAATGTTCCGCCGTTTTTCGCGCATGCGTTCCAGTGAAGtgtcaagatttaaaaaaaaagatgatataataGATGTTTTAACTTCTATTTTTGTccaatttctataatttgtttaatttgtttatattattaataatcacacatttttttacgtttatatttttttctatttaaaatgagATGATATGTGATTGACATtttagaagagagagagagagaaagaaagggatcgagacaaaaaaagacagaatatagataagcatataaaaagtacaattagatagagaaaaaaatgctatACTTTTCGTAGAGATTCACATGGCGATCAAAGATGATTGTCGACGTGATTTAGAGATCTCTAAATCTGTAGGAATAATGGTTCGATATTGGCCTAGTTTATACCGATATTCTTTAACGTACTAAACCTAAATATTATACCGACCAATCACAACCATTTCATTCTTTAAAGAAATGACTATGATTGGTTAGTATATAGtacgtaataatatatcggTGTAAACTAATGGCGTTTTCGAATGAACGGATTAGGACCAATTTTACCAccttcggttaagttaactgatggttaaaatcagcagggtggcaactgaaatgataagaatgcttggttttccTTCActtctattttctgttgccaccctgctgattttaaccatCGGTTAACTTATCCAAAGatggtgaaattggcccttAATCCAACGCGGATCAATTAAtcactatattttactatgaatTCGAGTCCTTTATTGGCAGAGCCAATACAATGACGTCATTAATCGCTCTTAGAGTGATTAAACCTGCTACATTCGAAAGCGCCATAAGTGGCAGGAATGTCTTGAACATATCCAGATCGGATGTGGCCATTTAAAAAaccaaagaaaaagaaaatgccaTAAACCATTGATGAATATTGAAGCAATAAAGTTCTCACAAAGAGGAATATATTCCATAAGAAATagcaatttatttgatatatatccttttttttataagaaattatttaacgtGCCGTTAACTGagtagttatttttttattttttctacactTCCACTTCCTTTTTCCTCTACTTGGGTACCGATAATCTTATGTGTatcgtatgtatatttttgtttccgGTTGTTAttccatattaaaaaaaaaaacagtcttTACTATATTAGTTGCTTTCCATTTGCACTCAAGTGATAATGAGACACTCAGTTATGTGAGTATTTTATACTcagataaaatgtcaattattcAATGAGTAAAAGGAACGCGCAAACGATAATGCAGGttcataactttatttttgtatgtgaGTCTATTAGACTCGTTAAAGCACAACACGGTCTCAATTCTCAATTGTGTGCAGAAAGCACAGTTGAATCTCACTTTCTCAGCGTCAAAAAGAACGTGCATTTAACTGAGTTATGACATCATAAGTGAGAATTATCTAAGTTTTGATGTAAATGGAAAGCAACTATTATTTTgcctttcttttataaaggTCAAAACATCTTTTAGCAGCTTTTGGACAAAAGTTTCACACTAATGTTCTTTACCTATACTTGACATATCATTGCGAAGCGAGGTTATGGAATTGAGTGTGATTGCTActagaaattattaagatttatcaTCATCAATTACTATGCGATAggatattatttctcttgctTTCGTATATAAAAGGCAATTATGGTACGATATTTCCTTAAATTTTCGTACATTGGTACACAATACAGGTACAACATAAAGCActcatatttgatataatcatATGCAACAAGTTCGTTTTTCGTTGTTTcaaatctgtatatatacatttatagtagtttcatctttttcttgtGAAAACGTAACGtgacaatattttcataaaggGGTTTGCAGAAACAAACTAGCGACAGTTTTATACGGGATACAGATTCTATTCAAGGTGCTCTGGAAACTGCTTTATTAACTATCAAACCAAAAACCGTAATTAGACCATCCATATGTCTTTCCAGcaggtaatattttaaaattttatatttttttttatacaagtttCTACGGTAGTCTACAATAAATACTACAGTATCATAATTATTGgctaataatttgcatattaaagattataagtatatatacacagtttTATTGcacgttattaaattattttgctgaaagaactatattttctttgacaaaattgaatatgattgaataattgatttaattattattattattctattttttatcaaactgttaaaatatattttcatagaaCAGATGCTGGAGTTCACGCTTTATGCAACACATGTCATGTGGAACTTGAAAACAAATATGGTCGAGTATATAATAcatcagatataaaaaaatatgttaatcgtTATTTTGCCAAATGTGGTCATACCATTAGGTAATTAACAAATctgagatttttaaattttattgtaatgttttaatacatgtataaaaattctttttatagattGCTGGATTGCATACCTGTCACATATGATTTTCACGCGAGGCGTTTTGCAAAATCTCGaacttatatatacagatttatGATACCAAAAGAATCTGAGGAACAACGGATATCTCTTGCAGAAGCAATACATACTTATCATCTTAGgtttgtcataaaataaaataaaaattaaacatactttgttttaatgtattttattaataatgtatatatttttcagagcATACAATTTTGATATAGATAGAGCGAAATGtggtataaaattgtttatggGAACAAAGGACTTTACTACATTTAGTGCAAAAAGTGAGACAAAGCATAAAATCCAATATGTACGTTCCTTACATTCCTTCACTTTGGAAGAGGCGCAGCCTTTAATGCCGTTTGATCCGCTGTccgaaaattttacatactgGCACTTTATATGCAGTGGAAAATCTTTCTTATACAATcaggtaatatattttatttataaatatgttacattttattcataaatacaaTTGGGAAATAAggattataaatgttattttatgcaGATAAGACGAATGGTTGGTGCTCTATTTGCATTAGGATTAggaaaaataacagaaaaagatattactaCAATGTTACAAGTTCCCTCTCATCATAACTGGAATCCTCGTGTTACACCTGCATCACCGAATGGTTTACATCTATTGAATGTAGAATACGATGCAGATGAATTAAGACATTGTATCATACTAGAAgaacaagaagaaaaattacagtTGAAAGAACAAGAACAGGAGTTACAGTTGAAGGAGCAAAAGCAGAAAGTTTAAttgaaagaatgaaaaaagaaatattgtttaagaaattattagagTATAgctggaaaatataattttatgtagtGGATGATATGGAAACAAGAATTTTCTGTcctaacaaaaatatatcgtatttcATATGGTTTCTGATACAagtatatctgaaaaataaaaattattactaacaAATCTTTGCACAATGGATTTACGAGATCTTATCGCTAAAAAAAGATCATCATTAAAATCGTGTAAAACGGTGATAACAGATCCGCTTGGCAACAAGTACGAAATTGAACAAGGCCAAATAAAGAAACTGGAGAAAAGCCTACCATTTGTAGTAGACGAAAAACCTGATTTGCGTGTCGCCAATATAATACCAGGTTTATATCTTAGCTCTCAAGATCCAGCAGTTTGTATCgatatattgaagaaatatgaaatacggCATATTTTAAGCATAGGTGtggcaattaatatttccgaGAGATTCGACGATATTCGATATCACACCTGTGATTTGTTAGACTTGCCGGAATCGAATATAATACCGTTGCTAAAAAGATGCGTCCATATCATACATGCGACTCGTAAAGAAAACATCCTTGTGCATTGCAATGCTGGTGTTTCTCGCTCCCCTGCTATTGTTATCgcttatttaatgatttataaaaaattgtcatatgATGAAGCTtacaataaagtaaaaaaagcgAGAGGTTGCATTAGACCTAATGATGGATTTGTAAAACAATTACATAGTATTGAAAACACAATCTTTGTCAATGAATTGTAATAGTGTGTTCTAATATATCTATGCTAAAAACAATttagacaaatattttaaaatgtttacattaatataaatatttttggtcATGTCATAATGTATTTCATACGATATAATgcgtaatatgtatgtatgtgtgtatgcgtacacatacatacaaaatgcatatatatatgtttgccTTGTGTTCCTTggaataaagattataaagaaacaaaaagatataatgcaCATATAAGAAATGGATAAATGGATCAATGaatgtagaatatattgttataatagaGAATCCATGtgttataacattatttacttAAGTGTacagagaatattatttcatatatataattacaatatattttatatcataactCATTAGAAAATTAGATTCATGCACAGCATCTATCAAATTCTTAGCcaaaattaagtatattaagatttttactAATTCTGgcttcttttcttatatttaccATGCATTGGAGATGACACATAGGTCGCTGTACCaagtagatttataaaaattactgtaaatctaaaaaatataagtgaaTTTCTGTATACATGATAATCCTATTATTTCATTCATAATATAGTGTATCATTGTACCCATGGTACCTATTAccactttctctcttctattacatattatatagaataattattatcagtaTCCATATATACGTGTTTACATgtgatgtgtatatatacaggctGTCCCAGAATCACCGGATGATACTTTAGAGACAGATTAACCAATctggaataatttaataaaaaataccgaGTATTTATTGtcgatacaataaaaatatcatcaatagtttcaaaattataaactattgaaaatgaagagattttttacaagtaaaatttcagagatataaaatggcctatgaaaagaatattaatttaagaaacttgattatatgtaatattataattgcaaagatTGAGAAGAATAAGTTCCGAGATTTTTGCTAAGAAAGAATAGATTTCAAATTCCTGAATGTGAATCTATTCCGAGAGTATCTTCCAGTGATTTTCAGATATCCCagataaatgcaatatatatatatatattgcacttacatacttatatgtataatctaaTATTCACATTCCTCCAACAATTGAAATGAGCTGTCTCGAAGAAAATAGACAAGGCACTTGAACTGAATATCCTTTTCTTAGCTAGTTGGCCTCATAAATATAGTAGAATGCAAAGGACTTGCACATCAAACGGTAGAATATAggacaaataaataaagccgGCTATCGAAAGGAATTCGTACATCGTTCGTTATTCGTAACATTCAAAATTTGACCATTCTCTGCAACAGTGCCAATTTCGCTGTATAATGTGTCTTAATGAGTCTCGAGCGGCGCGCGCGGGATCAAGGCCTTTTAAATACCGTGTTCCTTGAACATATAACATTATGTGATTGCTTGTAaggcaattaaaaatagcgTAAGTTCCAGTTCGCATTGCTTCGCGATGGTAAAGATACAAGAAAATGATCTCTCTACTTATACTGGAAAGATGCAAAACGCATAATACAAATggcataaaatacattttttctgtttctacGGAATATCAGAAAATTCACTTATAGAAATTACATCGGTGTTTTAATCCccgattatataaatcttttatttggatattatctataattgaTAAGAGAATGTACTTGATGCATCGATAGAGTTCTCGTTTATGTCACATCCAAAATCTCAGAGACGTGAACAGTTTGTagtaatgtgataaaaaattgcgcgAGTTGCTATAAGGAATAAGCTTTTCCTTGGAAAGCACGTTTCTAACacgtttcttctctttttgatTCGTAAagattttactatataaattttaacaagtgTGATGTAGTTTAGAAACCACTTGATTCAAGTGGCACAAAATAACGAGAAAAtgcgcgcgatatatatatacaaaaaaatataaataaattaacaaattattatgctAAGTCCAACGAAAAACGTATACGACTTTCTGCAGTCTACACGCAATACAGAAATTATGTATGATGTACATCTGTGAAAGTAGTATAATATACACGAATATATAAACTGGCTAAATTCTACAGAAAGAGACTGCtgcatacaaaatatttgtccTTTATCGTAGAATACAAACTGTACGCAGAGAATCTACGGTTAATTTGTGTCCTAAAATAGAGGCCGTTGTTGCGGAACATGATTAGTTatactttgcaatttttgcaggCTTGGTCTCTTTTCTGCAGAATGCCGATCCAATCATTTCCCACGAAGCCACAGTCTTAAGTACAACATATCTGTACCTGAAAGGCATATCGTTAGAAATACAGCCAGATTAAATCGTACACACGATGTATCCGAATGTGCTGTATCCGAATGGAATGAGCGATAAATTCAGGACAACATGCGTTACAGTTACAGATATATAGAACATCGGTATTatgaattgtaaatataaacatcgTCGTCGAACGCGTTGTGTGTAGTAAACCAGTGTCAGAGTCCAATAGAATGGCCAGGTCGTATGCAGCAACGTCAGTAATGGAACAGGGAACCACCCAACACAAGTGCACATATGCAGTATTATGATGTGTGTCTGTGTTTGTTTGTGTGTGTAAGTGTGTACACTTATGTGTGTACGCTTATACGtagtgttttattatattgtttgtcAGAGGAAAGTACCTTACATCATTAACTTACACGTTCCatccattgttttttttttttttttatctttttttctttctttgtttaatgaattttttttagattatgttTTTTAACGCTTTATTCCCCAGGGACCGTCTGGGGTCGCGACGGGCACGTGAGAATAACCGGCGAATTGCGGAAATTCTTCCACGCTGGCTGTATTGGGCGCGCTTTGAGGCTGCTgatgttgctgctgctgctgctccCACGGTCCCCCCTTCACAATGAAGCCAGTATCGTTTTCGTTACCGCCGACGTTGCCATCGTCGCGTTGAGGCGAACGCAGACTCTCGCGATATTCATTCTCTATCACATCTTGCATCTATAAAAGGATAAAAGGATTTTTTTGGAACCATTTACAATTATGGATTCACGACATTTCTACTCAATTGATGATTTCACTTGTATCGAGCACATTGTATACTTACGTATTCCTCCTCTAGATTTAGTAAACGTTCCCTCGCATCGGCTACATTCTCTTCCGCTCCCACGATTGTTACGATATTAGGATCGGCATCGGTTTTCCTCGGGAACTTTATGTCTACTTTATATTCGTCCATTATTTTACGAATGTTTCTACCTTTTGCACCGATCAAGCGCGAGTGCACAGCAGCGTTTATCTGTACTTCCTCTTTAGTCAAGCCATTCTAAAGTAAcacaagagaaagaaagtaagTTATAATGCACAAATATAGtaaatactattaaatataacatttttataaagtgtTTTCGATGTAATAAGAGAGCTGTAACTCACCAATTCGTTGACGATCTTCATGATATCGTCCCGGGCACTGTACGCATTCTTTTCATATCCAGTTATCGTGATAATGTGCTCCTCGGGATCACCCTTGCGCGGGAAGTTAATTTGAACATCGTGGTCACTACGTATTTTACTGATCACCGCTCCTTTTCGACCAATTATTTTTGGATGATATTCCGGATCGACTTCGagctatatattaaataatgtgcatgtgatatattttttataaaaagatttgaatttCTTCTtagacaatatttaattagctaCCATCTCtctttcagaattaaattttagatggGAGAAATCCGTCATATAAAGAACTCACCTTCAATTCAAAGGACTTTAATGCTCGGTCTTCTCGTTCGGCTTTCAATGTCTCGCATTTTTCAAGTATAGCTTCCTTGGCACTTTGAACACACGACGGCGTTCCAGAGATCTAAGAAATAAACGAGGAATGAGtaaatgtgaataaaatgAACGTTTACATATATCTCACAAATCAAACAATTTACCTTGATGTAATCAAGTTTTTCCTCTGCCGGGGAGAGCATAATGTGTACGTCATACGTATTCATTAATTCCCGCACATCTTTACCTTTCTGCCCAATTATCGAGCGGTGAAAATCGAACGGTACGTCTACCtaaatgcgaaaaaattttttgcttgaaactgtttttatgtacatataaatatatctaaagtaATTCGGTCTACGAGAATATAAACTAACTTGAATCGTAATAGGCACGAGATCGAGTAGAGCTTGCTTGGCGGCAGCAACGTTCTCCGGTTGTCCGGTAATACGAATTATATCGCAAGCTAGGACAATTTCTCCGATTTCTCCATTTTCGCCGTTAATCTGTTCTGGTATTTTTTGTTCTTCTAGAATggcaatatttgcaaataattaatatttttattcagaaaaaattatatacataaacgaTGAAAAATCGATACCAACCATAAACATCGCGATCGGGAAATTTGATTTGCACGTCGTATTCGGATGTTATATTTTGCACCTTGCGACCCTTGGCACCCATTACCGTGCGATGGTGCTTTTGTGGTATTATGCATTCCACCGTTACCATAGATTCCTGGATCAAGAGGGAAGAGCGATAAACGATTAAGCATACGATGGTTCATTCATAACGCACTTACCAAGTCCTGAACGATTTCTCGCATACGTTGTTTCGCAGCTTCTATGCATTCGTGTGAACCTTTCAAGATAACGCGATCGCTGTCGACGCCCGCTCGCGGGAACGATATCTGCACGCCGCCGCATTCGTCGGCGATTCGATGCAGAACGCCGCCCCTTCGCGCGACGAAATGTCTGTGGTGTTTAGGATCGATACGAATTTCACCCTCGATAATATTGTCCTGTGGAAACGAATTAAGGAGGATTTTAGAGATAATTACTTCTATCATTCACGTATACGGATtactcaaaaataataatcctcGCATACAATTTCCTTAATTGTGGCTTCCAATTCAGCTTTAGCTTTCTCGACTGCTTCCTTCTTGCCTATAATTGTAATCACTTCTTTATCTTGATCTTCGTCCGTTGGGAATATAATCCGTGCCCCTGTGGATTctcttatctataaaaaaaagggaattacttagatatttattttttagatgctACCCGGAAATACGATGCTACAATTTTGTCTTTATGCAATTTACCTTTTTGATGTTGGCACCATTCTTTCCAATGAGAAATTTATGATGTTGAACTTTGGCACGCACTTCAGCCGAAAAACTAGATAATTGCTTCTCATTGCTTAGTTCTAAGAGTTGCGCTTTCGCTTTCTCCACATCGTCCTTTGGCCCTCTGATGCTGAcctatgcatatatttattagtaaaaactttaatcaataaaaaaataatgttgtgCAAGTtccttttactttttcttttacctTATCGCTTTTACTTTCCGccgtaggaaatttaattgtgaCACCTCCGCAATCTTCCATAAtagaatgtattaatttacctCCAGTACCGATGAGGGAATTGTAAAACTTTGGTGGAATAGTAATTTCCTCAGTAACAATGTTAGCCtagtgtaataaatatatattatatgtacttgTAATTGTTTCTCCTCGTTAtttgaatacatattttatacacaatatatataaaatattgagagaCATTTACCAATTCATTTTGAATCTTTTGTATCATTTCTTTAGCTTTCTccacattttctttctttccagtAATAGTAATAACATCGCTCTTTTCGCCTTCAGCAGGTAAATCGATTTTTGTTTGTGTCTCTTCCCTGATCTGTATCACATAATtcatagatatagatatagatatataagacagatatagatatagatagataaatatagatatataagtataacaagcaaattataaacataattataaaacaatttaatacgAAACCTTGCGGATATTAACGCCGCCTTTTCCAATGACAAACTTgtgaaattgtttaaaaataggtACTTCCAATACATGATTACTCTCATTTAATTCTTTCACTAGCTTCATTAGATGTTTATGGCACTTGTCAACATCTTCTTTGGGTCCTCTAATCTTCACTATATCTCCTTTTTCACCTGGAAAGGAAAAGATTTGACTTTttaattcagaaaatatttttatcatattgaaaatgatacaaatatttcattgtgATATTACAAAATGAGTAAAAGCACATACATgcgcatataataaataaagtttatcttTACCTGGTCCAGGTATAGTAATTTGTACTTGATTGAATTTATCTCTAATCTCTTTGATATTATCTCCTTTGTTACCAATTATGTTACGATAATATCTGTGATCTATAATCAcatccttttctttctcattctctAGCTTTTTCA from the Cataglyphis hispanica isolate Lineage 1 chromosome 20, ULB_Chis1_1.0, whole genome shotgun sequence genome contains:
- the LOC126857090 gene encoding dual specificity protein phosphatase 19; protein product: MDLRDLIAKKRSSLKSCKTVITDPLGNKYEIEQGQIKKLEKSLPFVVDEKPDLRVANIIPGLYLSSQDPAVCIDILKKYEIRHILSIGVAINISERFDDIRYHTCDLLDLPESNIIPLLKRCVHIIHATRKENILVHCNAGVSRSPAIVIAYLMIYKKLSYDEAYNKVKKARGCIRPNDGFVKQLHSIENTIFVNEL
- the LOC126857088 gene encoding tRNA pseudouridine synthase-like 1, with amino-acid sequence MVRYFLKFSYIGTQYRGLQKQTSDSFIRDTDSIQGALETALLTIKPKTVIRPSICLSSRTDAGVHALCNTCHVELENKYGRVYNTSDIKKYVNRYFAKCGHTIRLLDCIPVTYDFHARRFAKSRTYIYRFMIPKESEEQRISLAEAIHTYHLRAYNFDIDRAKCGIKLFMGTKDFTTFSAKSETKHKIQYVRSLHSFTLEEAQPLMPFDPLSENFTYWHFICSGKSFLYNQIRRMVGALFALGLGKITEKDITTMLQVPSHHNWNPRVTPASPNGLHLLNVEYDADELRHCIILEEQEEKLQLKEQEQELQLKEQKQKV
- the LOC126857087 gene encoding vigilin; this encodes MQQQSVMEEGTAYEPPTYDETFPVLPESSSSNSGQLNIFSINNSLQLGRITITQMFRVPGEERKFDHSDKFGERESIRTCKTIMKETNTIIEIASSKDQSLTFLITGKQNQVLEAKRRILTTFQTQASKQISIPKDHHRWILGKQGQRLKDLEQKTATKINVPGVQDQSDIITITGTKEGIEKAEHEIRVISDEQSRKAFERITVPKIYHPFIYGAHNENLNVMIAETGARINIPPASVQQDEITIAGEKEGVLAAKQKIESIYKDMEKRCTTVSVEVPKSQHKYVIGPRGSTIAEILQTTGVSVEMPAPDSATGTITLRGPQEKLGQALNKVYEKANSVRTAVVEAPVWIHKYIIGRKGVNIKKITQEMPKVNVEFTGKEDKIKIEGPPEEVEKAQNELQLMANDLIAKLTFTELNVDPRFYKHIIGKNGCNVNRVKEGTGVVISISENDGSNIIRIEGNLAGVLKAQTELVEMVKKLENEKEKDVIIDHRYYRNIIGNKGDNIKEIRDKFNQVQITIPGPGEKGDIVKIRGPKEDVDKCHKHLMKLVKELNESNHVLEVPIFKQFHKFVIGKGGVNIRKIREETQTKIDLPAEGEKSDVITITGKKENVEKAKEMIQKIQNELANIVTEEITIPPKFYNSLIGTGGKLIHSIMEDCGGVTIKFPTAESKSDKVSIRGPKDDVEKAKAQLLELSNEKQLSSFSAEVRAKVQHHKFLIGKNGANIKKIRESTGARIIFPTDEDQDKEVITIIGKKEAVEKAKAELEATIKEIDNIIEGEIRIDPKHHRHFVARRGGVLHRIADECGGVQISFPRAGVDSDRVILKGSHECIEAAKQRMREIVQDLESMVTVECIIPQKHHRTVMGAKGRKVQNITSEYDVQIKFPDRDVYEEQKIPEQINGENGEIGEIVLACDIIRITGQPENVAAAKQALLDLVPITIQVDVPFDFHRSIIGQKGKDVRELMNTYDVHIMLSPAEEKLDYIKISGTPSCVQSAKEAILEKCETLKAEREDRALKSFELKLEVDPEYHPKIIGRKGAVISKIRSDHDVQINFPRKGDPEEHIITITGYEKNAYSARDDIMKIVNELNGLTKEEVQINAAVHSRLIGAKGRNIRKIMDEYKVDIKFPRKTDADPNIVTIVGAEENVADARERLLNLEEEYMQDVIENEYRESLRSPQRDDGNVGGNENDTGFIVKGGPWEQQQQQHQQPQSAPNTASVEEFPQFAGYSHVPVATPDGPWGIKR